Proteins encoded in a region of the Streptomyces violaceoruber genome:
- a CDS encoding dipeptidase, which translates to MSSNPVAETVASLMPRAKEELAALVAFKSVADFDQFPRSESEGAANWIAAALRTEGFQDVALLDTPDGTQSVYGYLPGPEGAKTVLLYAHYDVQPPLDEAGWATPPFELTERDGRWYGRGAADCKGGVLMHLLALRALKANGGVPVHVKVIAEGSEEQGTGGLERYAEAHPELLAADTIVIGDAGNFRVGLPTVTSTLRGMTLLRVKVDTLEGNLHSGQFGGAAPDALAALIRVLDSLRAEDGSTTVDGLAADNTWEGLAYDEEQFRRDARVLDGVELIGSGSVADRIWARPAVTVLGIDCPPVVGATPSVQAGARALVSLRVPPGVDAAEATKLLQAHLETRTPWGARVAVEQIGQGQAFRADTTSPAYQAMADAMAVAYPGEEMQYAGQGGSIPLCNTLASLYPQAEILLIGLSEPEAQIHAVNESVSPEELERLSVAEAHFLRNYAAS; encoded by the coding sequence ATGTCGTCGAATCCGGTCGCCGAGACCGTCGCTTCGCTGATGCCCCGCGCGAAGGAGGAACTCGCCGCGCTGGTGGCCTTCAAGTCGGTGGCCGACTTCGACCAGTTCCCGCGCAGTGAGAGCGAGGGTGCCGCCAACTGGATAGCGGCTGCCCTGCGCACCGAGGGCTTCCAGGACGTGGCCCTGCTGGACACGCCGGACGGCACGCAGTCGGTGTACGGGTACCTGCCGGGGCCCGAGGGCGCGAAGACGGTGCTGCTCTACGCCCACTACGACGTGCAGCCGCCGCTGGACGAGGCGGGCTGGGCCACTCCGCCGTTCGAGCTGACCGAGCGCGACGGCCGCTGGTACGGGCGCGGCGCCGCGGACTGCAAGGGCGGTGTGCTGATGCACCTGCTCGCGCTGCGCGCGCTGAAGGCGAACGGGGGCGTGCCGGTGCACGTCAAGGTCATCGCCGAGGGGTCGGAGGAGCAGGGCACGGGCGGGCTGGAGCGGTACGCCGAGGCCCACCCTGAGCTGCTGGCCGCCGACACCATCGTCATCGGCGACGCGGGCAACTTCCGGGTCGGCCTGCCGACGGTCACCTCCACGCTGCGCGGCATGACGCTGCTGCGCGTGAAGGTCGACACGCTCGAAGGCAACCTGCACTCCGGCCAGTTCGGCGGCGCGGCGCCCGACGCGCTGGCCGCCCTGATCCGCGTACTGGACTCGCTGCGGGCCGAGGACGGCTCGACGACCGTCGACGGTCTGGCGGCGGACAACACGTGGGAGGGCCTGGCCTACGACGAGGAGCAGTTCCGCCGGGACGCGCGGGTGCTCGACGGCGTGGAGCTGATCGGCTCCGGTTCGGTCGCCGACCGCATCTGGGCGCGGCCGGCCGTCACGGTGCTCGGCATCGACTGCCCGCCGGTCGTCGGCGCCACCCCGTCGGTGCAGGCGGGCGCGCGGGCGCTGGTGAGCCTGAGGGTGCCGCCGGGCGTGGACGCGGCCGAGGCGACCAAGCTCCTCCAGGCCCACCTGGAGACGCGCACGCCGTGGGGCGCCCGGGTCGCCGTCGAGCAGATCGGCCAGGGCCAGGCCTTCCGCGCCGACACCACGAGCCCGGCGTACCAGGCCATGGCGGACGCGATGGCGGTGGCGTACCCCGGCGAGGAGATGCAGTACGCCGGTCAGGGCGGCTCCATCCCGCTGTGCAACACCCTGGCGTCCCTCTACCCACAGGCGGAGATCCTGCTGATCGGCCTGAGCGAGCCGGAGGCGCAGATCCACGCCGTGAACGAGAGCGTGTCCCCGGAGGAGCTGGAGCGGCTGTCGGTGGCGGAGGCGCACTTCCTGCGCAACTACGCGGCGAGCTGA
- a CDS encoding geranylgeranyl reductase family protein — translation MSSENSSADDARQVWDVVVVGAGPAGASAAYAAAVAGRRVLLLEKAELPRYKTCGGGIIGPSRDTLPPGFELPFQDRVHAVTFSNNGRFTRTRRSRQMLFGLINRPDFDLQLVEHAQKAGAELRTGATVTRVEQHGSAVPDRRTVAVVLQGGETVLARAVVGADGSASRIGAHVGVKLDQVDLGLEAEIPVPETVAEDWKGRVLIDWGPIPGSYGWVFPKGDTLTVGVISARGEGAATKRYLEDFVARLGLAGFEPSVSSGHLTRCRADDSPLSRGRVLVCGDAAGLLEPWTREGISFALRSGRLAGEWAVRISEAHDAVDARKQALNYAFAIKAGLGVEMSVGKRMLTVFERRPGLFHAALTGFRPAWKAFKDITQGSTSLGELVRSHPLAQRALGAMDRRSEAAEASARSASPAGEETGA, via the coding sequence GTGAGCAGCGAGAACTCTTCGGCGGACGACGCGCGTCAGGTCTGGGACGTGGTCGTGGTGGGCGCGGGACCGGCGGGGGCCTCGGCCGCCTACGCGGCGGCGGTCGCGGGGCGGCGCGTCCTGTTGCTGGAGAAGGCCGAGCTGCCCCGCTACAAAACGTGCGGCGGCGGCATCATCGGGCCCTCGCGCGACACCCTCCCGCCCGGCTTCGAGCTGCCCTTCCAGGACCGGGTGCACGCGGTGACCTTCTCGAACAACGGGCGCTTCACCCGGACCCGGCGCTCCCGGCAGATGCTGTTCGGGCTGATCAACCGGCCCGACTTCGATCTGCAGCTCGTCGAGCACGCCCAGAAGGCGGGCGCCGAGCTGCGCACCGGCGCGACCGTGACCCGGGTGGAGCAGCACGGGTCGGCGGTGCCGGACCGGCGTACGGTCGCCGTCGTCCTCCAGGGCGGTGAGACGGTGCTGGCCCGGGCCGTGGTCGGCGCGGACGGCAGCGCCAGCCGGATAGGCGCGCACGTCGGGGTGAAGCTCGACCAGGTCGACCTCGGCCTGGAGGCGGAGATCCCGGTGCCCGAGACGGTCGCCGAGGACTGGAAGGGCCGGGTGCTCATCGACTGGGGCCCGATCCCGGGCAGTTACGGCTGGGTCTTCCCCAAGGGCGACACGCTCACGGTCGGGGTCATCTCGGCGCGCGGCGAGGGCGCCGCGACCAAGCGGTACCTGGAGGACTTCGTCGCCCGGCTCGGGCTCGCCGGATTCGAACCGAGCGTCTCCTCCGGCCACCTGACGCGCTGCCGCGCGGACGACTCGCCGCTCTCGCGCGGCCGGGTCCTGGTGTGCGGGGACGCGGCCGGGCTCCTGGAGCCGTGGACCCGCGAGGGCATCTCCTTCGCGCTGCGCTCGGGACGGCTCGCGGGGGAGTGGGCGGTGCGCATCTCCGAGGCCCACGACGCGGTGGACGCGCGCAAGCAGGCCCTGAACTACGCCTTCGCGATCAAGGCCGGGCTGGGCGTGGAGATGAGCGTCGGCAAGCGGATGCTGACGGTGTTCGAGCGCCGGCCCGGCCTCTTCCACGCGGCCCTCACCGGGTTCCGTCCGGCCTGGAAGGCGTTCAAGGACATCACGCAGGGCTCGACCTCGCTGGGCGAGCTGGTCCGCAGCCATCCGCTGGCCCAGCGGGCGCTGGGGGCGATGGACCGCCGGTCCGAGGCGGCCGAAGCGTCCGCCCGGTCCGCGTCGCCCGCGGGCGAGGAGACCGGCGCCTGA
- a CDS encoding sensor histidine kinase, whose translation MDGQRERAGRAPQWWWHGPPWWNRRGDEEQRPARPWRSTVLVTAFVLVGSSFAAHAQEAERAALDPFARVLLFVTGAALLWRQRYPVPVVFGTAVTTLVYLGAGYPYGPVFVAVAVACFSAVVTGHRRAAWAAMGTLWAGHALVAHWLYRWLPPSGDSAASWGQELVIATWVVAIAALSELARARREQWARERAERAQAARRRADEERLRIARELHDVLAHSISVINVQAGVGLALLDTDPEQARTALTTIKDQSKEALGEVRQVLDTLRTPGDAPRAPAPGLDRLPELVEQAAGAGLTVEVEGKPPRLSPGTDLAAFRIVQEALTNVVRHSGSRHARVRLGRDGGTLLLRVDDDGPATGAEAGGSGNGLAGMRERAAALGGTIEAGPRPDGGFRVLAALPIDVKHPNRTKEDDR comes from the coding sequence ATGGACGGACAGCGCGAGCGCGCGGGCCGGGCACCGCAGTGGTGGTGGCACGGGCCCCCGTGGTGGAACCGGCGGGGCGACGAGGAACAGCGCCCCGCCCGGCCCTGGCGCTCCACCGTGCTCGTCACGGCGTTCGTGCTGGTCGGCTCCAGCTTCGCCGCCCACGCCCAGGAGGCGGAGCGGGCCGCACTGGACCCCTTCGCGCGCGTACTGCTCTTCGTGACGGGAGCCGCCCTGCTGTGGCGGCAGCGGTACCCGGTGCCGGTCGTGTTCGGCACGGCGGTCACCACTCTGGTCTACCTCGGCGCCGGATACCCGTACGGCCCGGTGTTCGTGGCCGTCGCGGTGGCCTGCTTCAGCGCCGTCGTCACCGGGCACCGCAGGGCCGCGTGGGCGGCGATGGGCACCCTGTGGGCCGGGCACGCCCTGGTGGCGCACTGGCTCTACCGGTGGCTGCCGCCGTCCGGGGACTCGGCCGCGTCCTGGGGACAGGAGCTCGTGATCGCCACCTGGGTGGTGGCCATCGCCGCCCTGTCGGAGCTGGCCCGGGCCCGCCGCGAGCAGTGGGCGCGGGAGCGGGCGGAGCGGGCCCAGGCGGCACGCCGGCGCGCGGACGAGGAGCGGCTGCGGATCGCCCGCGAGCTCCACGACGTCCTCGCGCACAGCATCTCCGTCATCAACGTGCAGGCAGGCGTCGGACTCGCCCTCCTGGACACCGACCCGGAACAGGCCCGCACCGCACTCACCACCATCAAGGACCAGAGCAAGGAAGCGCTCGGCGAGGTGCGGCAGGTACTCGACACCTTGCGCACCCCCGGGGACGCGCCGCGCGCTCCGGCCCCCGGTCTCGACCGGCTCCCGGAGCTGGTCGAGCAGGCGGCGGGCGCGGGCCTCACCGTCGAGGTGGAGGGGAAACCGCCGCGCCTGTCGCCCGGTACCGACCTCGCGGCGTTCCGCATCGTGCAGGAGGCGCTCACCAACGTCGTACGGCACTCGGGCTCGCGGCACGCGCGCGTCCGTCTCGGCCGGGACGGCGGCACGCTGCTGCTGCGCGTCGACGACGACGGTCCCGCGACGGGCGCCGAGGCGGGCGGCAGCGGCAACGGGCTGGCCGGGATGCGGGAGCGCGCGGCGGCGCTGGGTGGCACCATCGAGGCGGGCCCGCGCCCCGACGGCGGCTTCCGGGTCCTGGCGGCTCTGCCGATCGACGTGAAGCACCCGAACCGCACGAAGGAGGACGACCGGTGA
- a CDS encoding response regulator transcription factor → MIRVLLADDQSLVRAGFRALLDAQPDIEVVAEAADGEEAVRSIRELRPDVVLMDIRMPLLDGLTATRRITGDPGLPDVRVVMLTTFELDEYVFEAIRSGASGFLVKDTEPEELLRAVRAVVDGDALLSPGVTRRLIAEFAVRSKEPAAAGEMARLTEREREVMALVGIGLSNEEIARRLVVSPLTAKTHVSRTMVKLGARDRAQLVVLAYESGLVRPGWLG, encoded by the coding sequence GTGATCCGCGTACTGCTCGCCGACGACCAGTCACTGGTTCGGGCCGGCTTCCGGGCGCTGCTGGACGCGCAGCCGGACATCGAGGTGGTCGCGGAGGCCGCCGACGGCGAGGAAGCGGTGCGCTCGATCCGCGAACTGCGCCCCGACGTCGTCCTCATGGACATCCGCATGCCCCTGCTCGACGGCCTCACCGCGACCCGCCGGATCACCGGTGACCCGGGGCTGCCCGACGTGAGGGTGGTCATGCTCACCACCTTCGAACTCGACGAGTACGTCTTCGAGGCGATCCGCTCCGGTGCCTCCGGCTTCCTGGTCAAGGACACCGAACCCGAGGAACTCCTGCGTGCCGTGCGGGCGGTGGTGGACGGCGACGCGCTGCTGTCGCCGGGGGTGACGCGGCGCCTGATCGCCGAGTTCGCGGTCCGTTCCAAGGAGCCGGCGGCGGCCGGCGAGATGGCCCGGCTGACCGAACGGGAGCGCGAGGTGATGGCCCTGGTCGGCATCGGTCTGTCCAACGAGGAGATCGCCCGCCGACTGGTCGTCAGCCCGCTGACCGCCAAGACCCACGTCAGCCGGACCATGGTGAAACTCGGTGCCCGTGACCGGGCCCAACTGGTCGTCCTGGCCTATGAGTCGGGGCTGGTGCGGCCCGGCTGGCTCGGCTGA
- a CDS encoding DUF6332 family protein: METHGRRRTQDERDAVTVEIGYALCSAAFAAAVLFGAVAGPAYLFGLTGGVRSALVGAGMVLAVVVFAVRVVSVLVRFARGGQPSQPGRTSPDS; encoded by the coding sequence ATGGAAACCCACGGGCGACGGCGCACGCAGGACGAGCGGGACGCCGTCACGGTCGAAATCGGCTACGCGCTGTGCAGCGCGGCGTTCGCGGCGGCTGTGCTGTTCGGCGCCGTGGCCGGGCCCGCGTATCTCTTCGGCCTGACGGGCGGGGTGCGCTCCGCGCTCGTCGGGGCGGGCATGGTGCTCGCCGTGGTGGTGTTCGCCGTCCGGGTGGTGAGCGTGCTGGTCCGGTTCGCGCGCGGCGGTCAGCCGAGCCAGCCGGGCCGCACCAGCCCCGACTCATAG